Genomic segment of Malus domestica chromosome 15, GDT2T_hap1:
CACATGATATTGTTTTATCTATCTAATTTTGTTATAACACTTTTAGACTTGACATAAATTTTGACATAACTTTAGCATCTGTACATGATTTAGGGGTCGCCTAGCAGtcatttggttttcaatttttgcatttacattttggttttcagtttccatttttcttaaaaactaaAGTAACTAAAACGAGTATTCATTTTTTAAGTTttcgaaaaattaaaaaagaatggtTATCAAACGATCGCTAATTCATTTATAAAAATCCAAAACACGGTCAACAATAGCGATTCATCCATATTACAGCGCGTAAATGATACATCATGCGATCGTTGTAATGATAACACCAAAAAAATTCTTCAAAGATGATAAAGATAATTAGTCATATGGTTTGATTAAGCGGTGGGTGGCGGCCCCGCGAGACTCGGTCGACGCCATGTTTgttttaaatggacacgtgtcGTCTGATAAACAGAAAATATTCAGATGCACACGTAGGTACATACATAAGCAGTCATAGGATTGCAGCCAAATATAAGAGTCCTCCCATCCGGCCGGTTTTACTTTCACAGCTCTCGACTCTGCGCTCAACTGCAACTGAACAACACCCGAAAGCTCGAAATTTGAAAACCGGTGTTTGGATTCCGGTGCAACTACCTCTTATCCGCAGTGAGTAATATCGTTATTCTCGATGGGGAAAGGCGGGGGCTGTGTCCCAAGCAAGAAGAAAGTCCTCTCCGATGCCGCACCAATTCCCGACACCGCCAATAATGCCTTGCGAAGCCCGGCGCCGGCTTCCACCGGCGGCACTCCCAGTTCCGCTACCAAGCCAAACAACGTTTCTGTCGTCGCCGAATCGCACCCGAATCCGGGCCCGGTTACGAAATTGAGGATATTCATAGTGTTCTACTCAATGTACGGACACGTGGAGGAGCTGGCCAGGCGGATGAAGAAGGGGGTTGACAGCGTGGAGGGGGCGGAGGGAGTGCTGTACCGGGTGCCCGAGACgcttccagctgaggttttgGAGACGATGAAGGCGCCGCCCAAGGACCATGAAATTCCGGAGATTTCGGCGGCAGAGCTGGCGGGGGCGGACGGGGTTTTGTTTGGGTTTCCGACGAGGTTCGGGAGCATGGCGGCGCAGATGAAGGCGTTTTTCGACTCGACCGGGCAGCTGTGGAAGGAGCAGACCCTGGCTGGGAAGCCTGGTGGGTTCTTTGTCAGCACCGGGACTCAGGGCGGCGGCCAAGAAACCACTCTGTAAGCTTTTGCCTCATTTCTCAATTCTAAACTTcttttatgaaattaaaaaagCTAAGAAGTTGAATTGGGAGTTGAATTGTTTGGTTGGTTTTCTCATATGGTTTGCAAAATTGGGTTTTTATGCTTTGTTAATTAATAATTTGTGAAGATTAATGGAGATCATTGTTGCCCAAATGAAGGTTTATCGGTTTTATCTGCGCAATTGAcatgaaattaataatttttatggATGGTAGTGTTTGAGTTGGT
This window contains:
- the LOC103401224 gene encoding probable NAD(P)H dehydrogenase (quinone) FQR1-like 2 — encoded protein: MGKGGGCVPSKKKVLSDAAPIPDTANNALRSPAPASTGGTPSSATKPNNVSVVAESHPNPGPVTKLRIFIVFYSMYGHVEELARRMKKGVDSVEGAEGVLYRVPETLPAEVLETMKAPPKDHEIPEISAAELAGADGVLFGFPTRFGSMAAQMKAFFDSTGQLWKEQTLAGKPGGFFVSTGTQGGGQETTLWTAITQLAHHGMLFVPVGYTFGAGMFKMDSVRGGSPYGAGVFAGDGTRGASETELALAEHQGKYMASVVKKLAA